TTCACGCTCCATGATACCCGCGGCATCGAGGAAACGCAGCACGCGGTCGCTTGGCTGGGCGCCAACACCGAGCCAGTAACGGGCGCGGTCTTCGTTCAGCGAAACGCGCTTTTCATCATCCTTGGCGAGCAGCGGGTTGTAGGTGCCGATCTGTTCCAGATATTTGCCGTCACGCGGGCTGCGGCTGTCAGCAGCCACGATACGGTAATACGGACGCTTCTTGGCGCCGCCGCGCGAAAGACGAAGTGCAATTGCCATGGTTTAGTACCTTTCCAATCTAAATCTTTGTAATTTCTATTTCTTCTTATTCATCAAATCCTGAAGCTCAGGCGGGATCTCTCCGCCACCGGAACCGCCGAGTCCGGGCAGGCCTGGCGGTGCGCCACCTCCGCCCATGCCTCCGGGCAGCCCTGGCATTCCGCCACCGCCGCCGAACATGGAAGCAAGCCCTTTCAGGCCGCCCATCTTCTTGATCTGTTTCATCGCGCGGGACATCTCCTGGTGCATTTTCATCACCTTGTTGATTTCCTGCACGGTCGTGCCCGAACCGGCCGCCACGCGTTTCTTGCGCTTGGCATTCATCAGGGCCGGATTGGCGCGTTCCTTGGGTGTCATCGAGCCGATGATCGCATCCATATGGACCAGCACTTTGTCGTCCATGTCGGACGCGGCCATTGCAGCTTTGGCCTTTTTCATGCCGGGCATCATGCCCGCGAGCGCGCCGATGCCGCCCATATTCTGCATCTGCTTGAGCTGCATGCGAAGGTCGTTCAGGTCGAACTTGCCCTTCTCCATCCGCTTGGCGAGCTGCTCGGCCTCTTCTTCCTTGATGGTGGAAGCGGCCTTCTCGACCAGGCTGACCACATCGCCCATGCCCAGGATACGGTCGGCCACGCGGCTCGGGTGGAAGGCCTCCAGCGCATCCAGCTTTTCGCCGGTACCGGCATACTTGATCGGCTTACCCGTAACGGCGCGCATCGAAAGAGCGGCGCCGCCGCGCGCATCGCCATCCATCCGGGTGAGCACGACGCCGGTAAGCGGCACTTCGTCGGAGAAATTCTGCGCGACATTCACCGCGTCTTGGCCGGTCAGGCTGTCGACAACCAACAGCACCTCGGTTGGCGCAGAAACACCCGCAACGGCTTTCATCTCGGCCATCAGCGCTTCATCGACATGCAGACGGCCCGCCGTATCGAGCAACAGCACATCGACATTCTGAAGCTTGGCCGATTCCAGCGCCCGCCTTGCGATATCGACCGGCTGCTGGCCATCGACAATCGGCAGCGTCGCGACATCGACCTGCTCGCCCAGCACAGCCAACTGTTCCTGCGCGGCCGGTCGATTGACGTCGAGCGAGGCCATCATCGGCTTCTTGCCGTGCTTCTCGCGGATATATTTGGAAAGCTTTGCAGTGGTCGTCGTTTTGCCCGAACCCTGCAGGCCAACCATCATGATGACGACCGGAGGCTTAGCCTCCAGCACCAGCGGGACATGGCCATCATCACCATCTCCGCCGCCAAGCATCGCCACCAGTTCGTCATTGACGATCTTGACGACCTGCTGGCCCGGAGTGACCGATTTGAGGACAGATTCGCCAACGGCCTTCTCGGTGACCTTGTCGATGAAACTGCGCGCGACCGGCAATGCGACATCAGCTTCAAGCAACGCAATGCGTACTTCGCGCATAGCATCGCGCACATCCTGCTCGCGCAGCGCCCCCCGCCCGCGCAAGCGGTCGAACGTGCTACCTAGGCGATCGGACAGTGCGTCAAACATCGCTGATCATGTCTCCATCCATCCCCAAACGGGGAAAACGCAAAAAACGCCGGCGAACGAAACCTCGTTGGCCAGCGTGCGGTTGGGTAACCGACTTTCTTCTGTTTCGAATGGTGGAGCCTAGCGGGATCGAACCGCTGACCTCAACACTGCCAGTGTTGCGCTCTCCCAGCTGAGCTAAGGCCCCAATCATTCGTGTGCAGTGAGCCTTACAGCACACCGACCCTTGCGGGAAGCGGCGCTTTATGAGGGCATTTTTCCTTTCGCAAGGAAAAAGTGCCTCCGCACGCCATCCGGCGCGCGATATCCTCGCACCTGCGGTGCTACGGGCGGGCGGTCGCCCGAGCTTATGCGAGGCAGCAAGGGGCGCGGACGCGTCCCGCCCGCAGGGTCAAAAAAATCAGGATTCCGGCTCTTCGTCGTCGCCTTTGCCCTTGGATACGCCAAGGTCATCGTCGCCACCCAGATCCACTTCGTTGTCCGGGGAATCATCGTCCTCGTCGACGTCGATATCCAGATCATCATCGGCAAGGTCGCTATCAGCTTCCTTGTCCTTTTTCTTCTCGTCTTCCTCGAACGGGATCGGCTGCTTGGTCTTGAGCACAGGCTCCGGAGACCATTCTTCACCGCACTCGATGCAGGTGACCGGATCTTCCTTGCCGAGATCGTAGAAGCGTGTCCCGCATTTGGGGCAGCTGCGTTTTGTGCCCCACTCTGGCTTAGCCATTCTCACTGTTCCTTTGGTCGGGCCCGGCACCATTCGGCGGGCCGCGCATAAAAATTCTCTATCTTGATGGGTAGCAATAGGCTCCGAATCAAGAGCGCCGCGCGCCTTGCCATAGGGGCATCCCCCTGTCAAAAGCCGCGCCCCGAAAGAGGCCGTTTTGCAAGACCATTCCAGACCCCATCGTTTCCTGCCATCCGGCCCCCTCACAGGCCGTGTGCGTGTGCCTGGCGACAAGTCGATCAGCCACCGGTCGATCATGCTTGGTGCACTCGCTGTCGGCGAAACCCGGGTCGCCGGCCTGCTCGAGGGTGAAGATGTCTTGGCCACCGCCGCCGCGATGCAGGCAATGGGCGCGCAGGTCGAACGCAAGCCCGATGGCAGCTGGTCAATACATGGCGTGGGGGTCGGTGGATTGCTCCAGCCCCATTCCTCTCTCGAAATGGGCAATAGTGGTACCTCCACTCGCCTGCTGATGGGCCTGGTCGCCAGCCATGGCATCACAGCGACTTTCACGGGGGACGCGAGCCTTTCGGGCCGCCCCATGGGCCGCGTTACCGAACCGCTCAGCCTGATGGGCGCACAGTTTCATGGCAATGCGCGCGGAACGTTACCGCTGACCACGGAGGGTATTTGCCCTGCCGTACCGATCGCATATCGCCTCCCTGTCGCCAGCGCGCAGGTGAAGAGCGCAATCATGTTGGCCGGGCTTAATACACCTGGCATTACGACCGTGATCGAGCCTGTGCCGACCCGTGACCATTCGGAACGCATGCTGGCAGGCTTCGGTGCCAAGGTCGAAATTGAAGAAGCTGACGGAGAGCGCATCATCCGGGTCCACGGCGACGCCGAATTGCGCCCGCAAGAGATCGAAGTGCCCGGCGACCCTTCATCCGCTGCCTTCTTCGCCGTTGCGGCCTTACTGGTCGAAGGGAGCGACCTCGTGATCGAGAATGTCGGTCTCAATCCTACGCGCGCCGGGCTGTTCGACGTGTTGCGGAAGATGGGTGGGTCGATCGAGGAACTGAACGCCCGCGAGGTTGGCGGGGAACCGGTGGCCGATCTGCATGTGCGCCACTCGCTATTGAACGGTATAGACGTCGATCCGGCAATCGCCCCCAGCATGATCGACGAGTTTCCTGTGCTGTTCGTCGCAGCAGCGCTGGCCAAGGGGCGAACCACGACCACCGGACTGGAAGAGCTTCGGGTCAAGGAAAGCGACCGGATTGCCACTATGGCCGCCGCCTTGAGCGGTGCCGGCGCACAAGTCGAAGAGCGCGACGACGGATTGGTTATCCATGGCACCGGCGGCGCACCTCTGCGCGGCAGCGCGAACAGCCGGACCAAGACCCGCCTCGATCATCGCATTGCCATGAGCATGGCAATCGCCGGTCTAGCGAGTCAGGACGGCGTAGAAGTCGACGACACGCGCCCGATCGCCACCAGCTTTCCCAATTTCATGGACTTACTTGCCGGGGCCGAAGCATGAGGCCCCTCATTCTCGCAACGCAGGAAGGTTAGGCCATGCCACTCGATTGGGCCTCTCTTGTCGGGTTTGTCGGCACCGCATGCATCATTGGCGCCTACGCCTATCTGACGCTGCACGAGGCGCCCAACCCTTTCATCCTGCACGGCACCAATTTATGTGGCGCGGCACTCCTCACCATCTCACTGGTCGTCCACACCAACTGGCCCAGCCTCGTTCTTGAAGGTTTCTGGGCGGCTATTGCGATTGTGGGAATTGCCAAGGCTCTGGCAAAGCGTAAGAGAACCGAATGATTATCGCCGTCGACGGCCCGACTGCCTCTGGCAAGGGCACAATTTCCAAAGCGCTGGCCCACCATTTCGGGCTGCCCCACCTCGATACCGGACTGCTATATCGGGCTGTCGGGCGGCAGGTTGCACTCAATGGGGGCAATCCCGACAATCCTCGCGATGCCTTGAAGGGCACAGAGTTTGCCGATTTGTTGCTGGAAGACGATATCCTGCGCAGCGAGGGATCGGGAAGCCTGGCAAGCCGGGTGTCGATCCATCCCGAGGTGCGCCAAGCCCTGTTCGAACGGCAGCGGAATTTTGCCACGCAGGACGGTGGCGCTGTGCTTGACGGACGCGATATCGGCACCGTCATCGCACCCGAAGCCGAGGTGAAACTGTTTATCACTGCCAGTGTCGATGCCCGGGCACAGCGGCGCCATGCCGAAATGATTGAACGGGGGGTGGAGAGCGGGCTGCAGGAAATTGCGGATGACCTGCGCCGCCGCGACCAGCGCGATATCGGGCGCAAAGACGCGCCCCTGATTGCCGCGCCGGATGCTCTTGTGCTGGACACTTCGACGCTCGGCAAAGACGCAGCTATCGCGGCCGCTATTGCCGCAGTAGAACAAGCGATGTCCAACTGAGCCCAGTGGCTCACCAGACAAACCCGCAAATTGGCGGTTTTGCTTGCATTTGAAGTAGTCCTCGCCTACCTGCGCGCCCGTCTGAAGGGCAAAAACAGGTCCGCAGGCAGGCTATTCTCGCATGGCCGGATTTATCAGGGCGCATTTGCCGCCCTTCCCATGCGTTGGTCCTGTCGCTCCGTTTCGCCCCAAAGACGCCAGAGGTGGCATTCGGCCCCGCTGGCAGTTCGGCCCTCTTGGCCCGCATAGGCAATCCCGCCGAAGCGGAGAAAAGACCCCGGGAAAACCGGTGGCCGGAAGCAAAAGTGAACAGGAATACCAACCCTATGGCGACTTCTGCCAATCCTACGCGCGACGATTTCGAAGCGCTTCTCAACGAACAACTCGGCGGCGCCGGCAATGAAGGCTTTGAAGGCCGCGTTGTCAAAGGCACCGTAACCGCCATCGAAGCAGGCATGGCGATCATCGATGTGGGCCTCAAGAGCGAAGGCCGCGTCGATCTCAAGGAATTCTCGCGCGTTGATGGCGAGCACGGACTCGAAGTCGGCTCCGAGGTCGAAGTGTATGTCGACCGCGTCGAAAATGCCGACGGTGAAGCAATGCTCAGCCGCGACCGCGCCCGCCGCGAAGCGGCTTGGGACAAGCTGGAAAGCGAATTCGGCGAAGGCAAGCGCGTCGAAGGCCGTATCTTCGGGCGCGTCAAAGGCGGTTTCACCGTCGACCTCGACGGCGCTGTGGCCTTCCTGCCCGGTTCACAGGTCGATATCCGTCCCGTACGCGATGTCGCTCCGCTCATGGACCAGCCGCAGCCGTTCCAGATCCTCAAGATGGACCGTCGCCGCGGCAATATCGTCGTTTCGCGCCGTGCTGTCCTCGAAGAAACCCGCGCCGAACAGCGCAGCGAGCTGATCGAAGGCCTGGCCGAAGGCCAGATCACCGACGGTGTGGTCAAGAACATCACCGATTACGGTGCGTTCGTTGATCTGGGCGGAATCGACGGCCTGCTCCACGTCACAGACATG
This is a stretch of genomic DNA from Parerythrobacter jejuensis. It encodes these proteins:
- the aroA gene encoding 3-phosphoshikimate 1-carboxyvinyltransferase, whose protein sequence is MQDHSRPHRFLPSGPLTGRVRVPGDKSISHRSIMLGALAVGETRVAGLLEGEDVLATAAAMQAMGAQVERKPDGSWSIHGVGVGGLLQPHSSLEMGNSGTSTRLLMGLVASHGITATFTGDASLSGRPMGRVTEPLSLMGAQFHGNARGTLPLTTEGICPAVPIAYRLPVASAQVKSAIMLAGLNTPGITTVIEPVPTRDHSERMLAGFGAKVEIEEADGERIIRVHGDAELRPQEIEVPGDPSSAAFFAVAALLVEGSDLVIENVGLNPTRAGLFDVLRKMGGSIEELNAREVGGEPVADLHVRHSLLNGIDVDPAIAPSMIDEFPVLFVAAALAKGRTTTTGLEELRVKESDRIATMAAALSGAGAQVEERDDGLVIHGTGGAPLRGSANSRTKTRLDHRIAMSMAIAGLASQDGVEVDDTRPIATSFPNFMDLLAGAEA
- a CDS encoding TIGR02300 family protein; this encodes MAKPEWGTKRSCPKCGTRFYDLGKEDPVTCIECGEEWSPEPVLKTKQPIPFEEDEKKKDKEADSDLADDDLDIDVDEDDDSPDNEVDLGGDDDLGVSKGKGDDEEPES
- a CDS encoding CBU_0592 family membrane protein, whose amino-acid sequence is MPLDWASLVGFVGTACIIGAYAYLTLHEAPNPFILHGTNLCGAALLTISLVVHTNWPSLVLEGFWAAIAIVGIAKALAKRKRTE
- a CDS encoding (d)CMP kinase: MIIAVDGPTASGKGTISKALAHHFGLPHLDTGLLYRAVGRQVALNGGNPDNPRDALKGTEFADLLLEDDILRSEGSGSLASRVSIHPEVRQALFERQRNFATQDGGAVLDGRDIGTVIAPEAEVKLFITASVDARAQRRHAEMIERGVESGLQEIADDLRRRDQRDIGRKDAPLIAAPDALVLDTSTLGKDAAIAAAIAAVEQAMSN
- the ffh gene encoding signal recognition particle protein, yielding MFDALSDRLGSTFDRLRGRGALREQDVRDAMREVRIALLEADVALPVARSFIDKVTEKAVGESVLKSVTPGQQVVKIVNDELVAMLGGGDGDDGHVPLVLEAKPPVVIMMVGLQGSGKTTTTAKLSKYIREKHGKKPMMASLDVNRPAAQEQLAVLGEQVDVATLPIVDGQQPVDIARRALESAKLQNVDVLLLDTAGRLHVDEALMAEMKAVAGVSAPTEVLLVVDSLTGQDAVNVAQNFSDEVPLTGVVLTRMDGDARGGAALSMRAVTGKPIKYAGTGEKLDALEAFHPSRVADRILGMGDVVSLVEKAASTIKEEEAEQLAKRMEKGKFDLNDLRMQLKQMQNMGGIGALAGMMPGMKKAKAAMAASDMDDKVLVHMDAIIGSMTPKERANPALMNAKRKKRVAAGSGTTVQEINKVMKMHQEMSRAMKQIKKMGGLKGLASMFGGGGGMPGLPGGMGGGGAPPGLPGLGGSGGGEIPPELQDLMNKKK